In Bacillota bacterium, the sequence CAATTATATCCCCGGAAACTCCGAGAATTCGCAGGGCTTCAGCAGCATCTGAATTGAGCAACACGATCCTGCTCAATCCTCTGGGAACGGTAATCTCCTTCCCGGTGGAATCTTTAATGGTGATGGTAGTTTTTTTTGCCTCGCCCGTTGCCTGCTGTTCATTTCGACTGCATCCCGCAGCCGCCAGGGATAAAAGAACGATAAAGACGAACACTAACAGCTTTAAAGACAATTTCTTTTTCATTCCCAATTCCCCCTCTCTGATTCTCGCAACAAGAAAGAAAAAGGGCTACAAAAACCCAACCTGCCTTCAGGCAGGAAAGGACCTTCGTGGCCCTGCTTTCCAAATCTGAACGCTCATTTTACAACATTACTTAAACTTGAAAAATGAAGCTTCTTCTTCCCGGAGTTATTTCGCCAGCTCCAGCTGGCGTTTGTTTAACCCTTTCGATATTTAGGCAAGAAATCCTTCTTTTATTTTTTCCGCCTCACTATATGAATCCCCGCCGTACTACAGGGTGAATAAGTTAATTTGCCAGCGTAACTTCCTCATCAATTACTTTACCGGCGGATAGGCGAATATTATATCTTCCGGGCATTCGATTCCCAGGAAAAGCTCAAGGTATTCTTTATAAATATGTTTCGGATTTATCTCCAACGATGGATGAAACCACTTTGCCCAATAAGCAGCGCCGACAATACCATCCAGCCCCCAGGCAATCTCACTACTCAGCAAGTAGATTCTATTATTCTTAACTGCGGATATAATACTCCAGCCAGGACGGTTCTCGAGTTCAGCGATTATTTTCTTTGGCTCCTCTGGGTTATTCCAACCCCACTTTCCCTCTTCTATGCTGACGTGTTTCACTATTACGTCGGGATTTTCCTTTACCACCCACTCCATACTCACAGTCGGATATTCAGGCAGTCCAGCGGCTACATTCCTACCCCCAGCAAAAGTGCATACAGCCTGGCCGCTGGATCCCTTGCCATAGCTTGTGCCCGCTTTAGATCCCCATTCCATAAATACTTTTGGTTTTTCTTCTTCATTGAGATCTCTTACATATTCATTAATTATTTTTTCATATTGCTCCCGCCATTTTATATACTCTTGTGCTTCATCCTCCTTTTCCAGAAGGTATCCCAGCTTTTTAATTTCATCTTTAATGCGGTCTTCCCTGTAAAAATCAAATCCAATTACTGTAATTCCCAGGGGTTTAAGTTTTTCCTCAAGTTTTGAAAGTCGTTCTTGATTTGCAGAAGTAATGACTATATCCGGATGTAAACTGGCTATCACCTCAACGTTGGGCACCGTCCAGGTTCCGACATCCGGTTTGTCAATCAGTTCCGGAAAGTAATAAGGACTGTTCTTTTTCGAATTTGAATCTATACCTACTATTTTATCAGCAACTCCCAGCACTTTAACCGCCTCACACCGGTAATTACCCAATGCGATTATCCTTTCGACCGGTTTATTAACAGTTACACTTCTACCGAGAGAATCAATGATCCTCCTAGGATAGCTGATAGCAGTCTCTTCTGATGCTTTTTTGGCAGCAGTCTCACGTGATGCTTTTTTACATGAAAAAGTGAAGCTAACCAGTAGAGTAAATATTATTATTAGTGTTATATATAAAAATAATTTTTTTGAGCCTTTCACTTCTATCTCCCCCATTCTGAAATTACATATATCCTTACCTGATAGCATCCCATATTCAACAAGAACACAGACCTTGTTACAAGTCATGTGTTTTATTAAGGTCAGTCTGTCCTGTTAATCATGCTTATTAACCACTGGCCGCTTAAGAGAAAAAGATCTCTACCATCTAGAAAGACTGTCCCCAGATACGGCTTCAGGATCCTGTTGATGCAGCGGAGCAGGGTGCTCTTGCCCGCCCCGTTGGGACCGATGATGGCAAGAATCTCCCCTGCCCTGGCCTCCAGCTCCACGTCCTGAAGCACTTCCCGGCTTCCGTAGCAAAAACGATTCCCTTTACCTTCAGCTTCATCGCGTCCGCTCCTTTCAATAAAATTTCTCCTGATAAATTGACATTTTCCCCTTCTCGCTCCCTGCTACGAAGCCTCGCCTTGATGCGTTTTTCCAGCCGGGAGCATACATTTTCGTGGAGTGAACAAGCTTAATTTAAAAATTTTAACTGAAAGAAAGAAAAAGGGCCACAAAAACCCAACCTGCCTTCAGGCAGGAAGGACCTTCGTAGCCCTGCTTTTCCCACGCCGTATTCTTATGTAAAACCTGCTCCCTGCAGTTCACTTTTTAAGAAGATTGCTGTAACCCGGCATTTATCTCCGACCCCGTGCAGGGTTAAACCAAACTGCTAAAAGCTTCGCTCAAAAGTCGCTTTGTATAAACATGCTTCGGATTATCAAATATTTCAAAAGAAACGCCGGTTTCCACGATTTCACCTTGATGCATAACATAAACTTTATCAGCAACTTTTCGGGCCAAATGCAAGTCATGGGTAATGTAAAGCATGGCAAACCCATACCTGTTTTGGAGCCCCTTAAGTTCTCTTAAAAGATTGGCCTGCGTAGAAGGGTCCAGCATCGAGGTTACTTCATCCGCAATTAATAATTTTGGGTTAGTTACCAGTGCCCGCGCTATTGCCAGCCGCTGGCGCTGTCCCCCGCTCAAGCCGTGGCAGTAACGGTTCAAAAATCCCGGATCAACGGACAGTTGAACCATCTGCAGCGCCTTGATTGCCTGCTCTTCCCTTTCTTCTTTGCTTCCCCACTTAATTATATCCAGCGGCTCTTTGACTACATCTAAAACTTTCATGCGGTGGCTCGTTGCGGAAAAGGGGTCCTGGAAGATA encodes:
- a CDS encoding ABC transporter substrate-binding protein, translating into MKKKLSLKLLVFVFIVLLSLAAAGCSRNEQQATGEAKKTTITIKDSTGKEITVPRGLSRIVLLNSDAAEALRILGVSGDII
- a CDS encoding ABC transporter substrate-binding protein yields the protein MGEIEVKGSKKLFLYITLIIIFTLLVSFTFSCKKASRETAAKKASEETAISYPRRIIDSLGRSVTVNKPVERIIALGNYRCEAVKVLGVADKIVGIDSNSKKNSPYYFPELIDKPDVGTWTVPNVEVIASLHPDIVITSANQERLSKLEEKLKPLGITVIGFDFYREDRIKDEIKKLGYLLEKEDEAQEYIKWREQYEKIINEYVRDLNEEEKPKVFMEWGSKAGTSYGKGSSGQAVCTFAGGRNVAAGLPEYPTVSMEWVVKENPDVIVKHVSIEEGKWGWNNPEEPKKIIAELENRPGWSIISAVKNNRIYLLSSEIAWGLDGIVGAAYWAKWFHPSLEINPKHIYKEYLELFLGIECPEDIIFAYPPVK
- a CDS encoding ABC transporter ATP-binding protein, translated to MERSGRDEAEGKGNRFCYGSREVLQDVELEARAGEILAIIGPNGAGKSTLLRCINRILKPYLGTVFLDGRDLFLLSGQWLISMINRTD